One Deinococcus sp. LM3 genomic region harbors:
- a CDS encoding alpha-ketoacid dehydrogenase subunit beta produces the protein MTATQERTPTQGTDAETGTRTINLIQAVTETIAEEMERDSRVVLFGEDVGARGGVFMATAGLQERFGPRRVFDTPLSEASIVGAAVGMAVRGLRPIAEIQFADYMGPGFDQIISQAAKIRYRSGGQFTAPMVIRTPSGGGVKGGHHHSQSPESYYTHTPGLKVVMPSTPYDAKGLLRSAVRGEDPVIFFEPKRLYRAAKGEVPAHDYVVRFGEAAVRREGTDLSLIGYGGVMPDLERAADALAAEGVSVEVIDLRSLVPWDKDRVLSSVEKTGRAVLVSEAPRISNFMGEVAYVIQEQVFDSLTAPVGQVAGFDTPYPYVQDKVYLPGPNRIVAACVRALNY, from the coding sequence ATGACCGCCACGCAGGAACGCACCCCCACCCAGGGGACCGACGCCGAAACCGGCACGCGCACCATCAACCTGATCCAGGCCGTGACCGAGACCATCGCCGAGGAGATGGAACGCGACAGCCGCGTCGTGCTGTTCGGTGAGGACGTCGGCGCGCGCGGCGGCGTGTTCATGGCGACCGCCGGCCTTCAGGAACGCTTCGGGCCGCGCCGCGTGTTCGATACGCCCCTGAGCGAGGCCAGCATCGTGGGCGCCGCCGTGGGCATGGCCGTGCGCGGCCTGCGGCCCATCGCGGAAATTCAGTTCGCGGACTACATGGGGCCCGGCTTCGACCAGATCATCTCGCAGGCCGCCAAGATCCGCTACCGGTCGGGCGGGCAGTTCACGGCCCCCATGGTCATCCGCACGCCGTCGGGCGGCGGTGTGAAGGGCGGGCACCACCACAGCCAGAGCCCCGAGAGTTACTACACGCACACGCCGGGCCTGAAGGTCGTGATGCCCAGCACCCCCTACGACGCCAAGGGCCTGCTGCGCAGCGCCGTGCGCGGCGAGGACCCCGTGATCTTCTTCGAACCCAAACGCCTGTACCGCGCCGCCAAGGGCGAGGTGCCCGCCCACGATTACGTCGTGCGGTTCGGCGAGGCCGCCGTGCGCCGCGAGGGCACGGACCTGTCCCTGATCGGGTACGGGGGCGTCATGCCGGACCTCGAGAGGGCCGCCGACGCCCTGGCCGCCGAGGGGGTCAGCGTGGAGGTCATCGACCTGCGCTCGCTGGTGCCGTGGGACAAGGACCGCGTGCTGAGCAGCGTCGAGAAGACCGGCCGCGCCGTGCTGGTCAGCGAGGCCCCGCGCATCAGCAACTTCATGGGCGAGGTCGCGTACGTCATCCAGGAGCAGGTTTTCGACTCCCTGACCGCCCCGGTCGGACAGGTGGCGGGCTTCGACACGCCGTACCCGTACGTGCAGGACAAGGTGTACCTGCCCGGCCCCAACCGCATCGTGGCCGCCTGCGTCCGCGCGCTGAACTACTGA
- a CDS encoding thiamine pyrophosphate-dependent dehydrogenase E1 component subunit alpha: protein MIQPFTPEPIRFVAEDGTPVQPLPERFTPDLLRELHALMLRAREFDRKLITLLRQGRTTFYAQSSGMEATQVGLARSIRVGHDWVWPYYRDHTLGLAMGVPMAELLSQCLGTNSDSSRGRQMPHHFAAQAQNFVSISSSIASQVPPAAGNAMAQKYLGVDELTVCTFGDGATSEGDWHAGLNMAGAAKAPAMFVCENNQWAISTSIREQTASETIHIKAKAYGMPGYYVDGNDIVAVMEVCGYVADQIRAGHGPALVECLTYRVGSHSNADADAEKHYRTREEVEEWLGRDPITRIEKLLEHLGHPVSAEERADLIAQTHREVDEQVLKAEATGQPDWRIMFEDVYADLPGHLRDQEAFLRAEQTGQTGQGGRA from the coding sequence ATGATTCAACCCTTCACCCCTGAACCCATCCGCTTCGTGGCGGAGGACGGCACGCCGGTCCAGCCGCTGCCCGAACGGTTCACGCCCGACCTGCTGCGCGAGCTGCACGCCCTGATGCTGCGCGCCCGTGAATTCGACCGCAAACTCATCACGCTGCTCCGCCAGGGGCGCACCACCTTCTACGCGCAGTCCAGCGGCATGGAAGCCACCCAGGTGGGCCTGGCCCGCTCGATCCGCGTCGGGCACGACTGGGTCTGGCCCTACTACCGCGACCACACGCTGGGCCTCGCCATGGGCGTCCCGATGGCCGAGTTGCTCAGCCAGTGCCTCGGCACGAACAGCGACTCCTCGCGCGGGCGGCAGATGCCGCACCACTTCGCGGCGCAGGCGCAGAACTTCGTGAGCATCAGTTCCTCCATCGCCTCGCAGGTGCCGCCCGCCGCCGGGAACGCCATGGCGCAGAAGTACCTGGGCGTGGATGAACTCACGGTCTGCACCTTCGGGGACGGCGCGACCAGCGAGGGCGACTGGCACGCCGGACTGAACATGGCCGGCGCCGCCAAGGCCCCCGCGATGTTCGTCTGCGAGAACAACCAGTGGGCGATCAGCACCTCCATCCGCGAGCAGACGGCCAGCGAGACCATCCACATCAAGGCCAAAGCCTACGGGATGCCCGGCTACTACGTGGACGGCAACGACATCGTGGCCGTCATGGAGGTCTGCGGGTACGTGGCCGACCAGATCCGCGCCGGGCACGGTCCCGCGCTCGTCGAGTGCCTGACCTACCGCGTGGGCTCTCACAGCAACGCCGACGCGGACGCCGAGAAGCACTACCGCACCCGCGAGGAGGTCGAGGAGTGGCTGGGCCGCGACCCGATCACCCGCATCGAGAAGCTGCTGGAGCATCTGGGCCACCCGGTCAGCGCCGAGGAACGCGCCGACCTGATCGCCCAGACGCACCGCGAGGTCGACGAGCAGGTCCTGAAGGCCGAGGCGACCGGCCAACCCGACTGGCGGATCATGTTCGAGGACGTGTACGCCGACCTGCCGGGCCACCTGCGCGACCAGGAAGCCTTCCTGCGCGCCGAGCAGACCGGGCAGACCGGTCAGGGAGGACGGGCATGA